DNA sequence from the Myxococcales bacterium genome:
TCCGCCTCGTCCAGGCCGAGCCAGTCGGTTAGAACGGCGGCGGTATGCTCCCCCATTTCCGGACCGGGCTCCACCGGCGGCGCGGGCTCGCCGGCGAACCGCACCGGAAAACCGGGCAAATCCAACTGGCCGTACCGCGGATGTTCGGCGGCGGCCAGCATGCCGCGCGCGTGCAATTGCGGATCGTTGTTCACCGCGTCGTAATCGTTGACCGCGCCGCACGGAATCTTCCGGGCCGAAAGCGCCGCCACCAGTTCCGCCGTCGTTCGCTCGGCGGCCCACGAGGCGACCGCCTCGATGCCCGCCGAGGCGTTATTGATCCGCTCGACGAATCCGGCGAACCGCGGATCGTCACCCAGCTCGGGCCGGCCGATCACCGCCATCAGCGAGCGCCATTGCTTATCGGTCAGCGCGACGACGACCGCGTAACCGTCGGCGGTGCGGTAACTGTTCCAGAAGGGCATCGGGTTTTCGGGATCCGACAGCAGACTTTGCATGTTCCCGCCGAGCAGGCCGCGGATGCGCTCGCGGTCCGGTTCGGTGGCGCGCTCGCAGAAGGCCCAGAAATTGTGAAAATACATCACGTCCTGCATGGAAACGTCGATCGCCTTGCCGCGGCCGGTCCGTTCGCGCTCGTGCAAGGCTACCAGCACGCCGATCGCCGCGAACGCCCCGGCGCACAAATCGCCGAAAAACGCGCCGGGCGGCCGGTCCGGCTGGTGGTTGGCGAACAGGATGCCGCCGGTCGCCTGGGCGATCAGGTCGAAAGCCGTCCGGTCGGCCTGCGGGCCGGTCATGCCGAAACCGCGGATCGTCGCCTGGATCAGCCGCGGATTGGCCGCCTGCAGGCGTTGATAACCGAGGCCCCATTTGTCCATGACGCCCGGGGCGAAATTTTCGATCAGCACGTCGGCGCGCGCGGCCAGTTCGAGCAGCAATCCGGCGCCCTTGGGATGCTGAAAATCGATGACCAGGCCGCGTTTTCCCTGGTGCATCGCATGCATGGCCCGGTGCGATTGTGTCAGGGTCAACAGGAGGCGCATCGTATCGCCGGCCGGCGACTCGACCTTCACGACCTCCGCGCCCAGCATCGAGAAGATCTGCCCGGCGCGCGGCCCGGACAGAAATTGACTGAGATCGAGCACGCGCAAACCGCTCAGCGGACCGTTCATCGCCTACCTCGCGTTTCTGTGCCTGGGGGTTCGTGGTTGTCGGTTTACCCGGATGTGGCGGTTAGTTTACCAGAAAACGAAAAAAGTCGAACGGACTCGCTCCGGACCGGGTCGAGGCTTTTGTTTGCCGCGCCTTCCCGGTATGCTGGAAAAAAGCAACCAGGAGTAAAAAATGAGCCGGTTTCACAGCCTCTCCGGGTCGACTCTTGCCGCCATGATTCGTCTGGGAAAGGCGACTTCCGAGGAAATCGTCGAGGCCCACATCCAGCGGATTCAGGAAGCGAACCCCGTGATCAACGCCGTCGTGGCCGATCGTTTCGCCGCCGCC
Encoded proteins:
- a CDS encoding CoA transferase translates to MNGPLSGLRVLDLSQFLSGPRAGQIFSMLGAEVVKVESPAGDTMRLLLTLTQSHRAMHAMHQGKRGLVIDFQHPKGAGLLLELAARADVLIENFAPGVMDKWGLGYQRLQAANPRLIQATIRGFGMTGPQADRTAFDLIAQATGGILFANHQPDRPPGAFFGDLCAGAFAAIGVLVALHERERTGRGKAIDVSMQDVMYFHNFWAFCERATEPDRERIRGLLGGNMQSLLSDPENPMPFWNSYRTADGYAVVVALTDKQWRSLMAVIGRPELGDDPRFAGFVERINNASAGIEAVASWAAERTTAELVAALSARKIPCGAVNDYDAVNNDPQLHARGMLAAAEHPRYGQLDLPGFPVRFAGEPAPPVEPGPEMGEHTAAVLTDWLGLDEAEIDRLRKDRVVV